A section of the Pectinophora gossypiella chromosome 11, ilPecGoss1.1, whole genome shotgun sequence genome encodes:
- the LOC126370706 gene encoding sorbitol dehydrogenase-like: MSQDNLAAILYKPKDLRLEKTSVPQIADDEVLLRMDSVGICGSDVHYWQSGACGHFLLKDPMIMGHEASGVVEKIGAKVKNLKPGDRVAIEPGVPCRYCEFCKTGRYHLCPDIEFCATPPFHGNLCRYYKHAADFCYKLPDHVSMEEGALLEPLSVGIHACRRGGVQAGDIVLVLGAGPIGLVTMLAAKAMGASKILITDILQSRLDFAKKMGADETILVTKDSNEADLVKKIHELLGSHPDVSIDASGAQATVRLALLATKSGGVAVLVGMGSPELTVPLAGAVAREVDIRGIFRYVNEYPIALSMVASGKVNVKPLVTHHYSLEETLEAYEVARQGLGIKVMIHVQPRNTNNPNKF; the protein is encoded by the exons ATGTCCCAAGACAACCTAGCCGCGATTCTTTACAAACCTAAGGACTTAAGACTG GAAAAAACTTCGGTGCCACAAATAGCGGACGATG AGGTCCTCCTCCGAATGGACAGTGTGGGCATTTGCGGGTCTGACGTGCACTACTGGCAGAGCGGAGCGTGTGGACACTTCCTCTTGAAGGACCCCATGATTATGGGCCATGAGGCTTCTGGGGTCGTCGAGAAG ATCGGGGCAAAAGTAAAGAATCTGAAGCCAGGTGACCGAGTGGCGATCGAGCCAGGTGTACCTTGCCGCTACTGCGAGTTCTGTAAGACTGGCCGCTACCACCTGTGCCCGGACATCGAGTTCTGCGCCACCCCGCCCTTCCACGGCAACCTTTGCAGATACTACAAGCACGCCGCTGACTTCTGCTAcaa GCTCCCCGACCACGTGTCAATGGAGGAAGGTGCGCTCCTGGAGCCTCTGTCAGTGGGCATCCACGCGTGCAGGCGCGGAGGCGTCCAGGCCGGAGACATAGTGCTTGTGCTTGGAGCGGGACCCATAGGGCTGGTCACCATGCTCGCTGCTAAGGCCATGGGCGCCAGCAAGATACTTATCACAG ACATCCTGCAATCTCGCCTGGACTTTGCCAAGAAGATGGGCGCTGATGAAACCATCCTGGTGACCAAGGACTCCAACGAGGCCGACCTGGTCAAGAAGATCCACGAGTTGCTCGGTAGCCATCCCGATGTCTCGATAGATGCTAGTGGAGCACAGGCTACAGTGCGCTTGGCTTTGTTG GCAACTAAATCGGGCGGTGTGGCGGTGCTAGTAGGCATGGGTAGTCCGGAGCTGACGGTGCCCTTAGCCGGCGCTGTGGCCAGGGAGGTGGATATCCGCGGCATCTTCCGATATGTCAATGA ATACCCAATAGCTCTATCGATGGTAGCGAGCGGCAAGGTCAACGTGAAGCCGCTGGTGACACACCACTACAGCCTAGAGGAGACGCTGGAGGCTTACGAGGTCGCGCGGCAGGGGCTTGGCATCAAGGTCATGATACACGTGCAGCCGCGGAACACCAACAACCCAAACAAgttctaa